A section of the Procambarus clarkii isolate CNS0578487 chromosome 38, FALCON_Pclarkii_2.0, whole genome shotgun sequence genome encodes:
- the LOC123772020 gene encoding uncharacterized protein — MFPINSSLLVKINTYAHVLTLTPISSRPMLTLTPTSSHPRPHPHTHAHILTLTPTSSHPRPHAHTHAHILTLTPTSSHPRPHPHTHAHILTLTPTSSHPRPHAHTHAHILTPTPTSSHPRPHAHTHAHILTLTPTSSHSRPHPHTHAHILTPTPTSSHSRPHPHTHAHTPTPTCSQKCLSLLLLRGVVRDKAKTVVGGKHRSVAGRSPTFVRGHLGCAVSRSSSQGCAIPRSSSQGCAVSRSSSQGCAIPRSSSQGCAVSRSSSQGCAIPRSSSQGCAVSRSSSQGCAIPRSSSQGCAVPRSLSQGCAIPRSSSQGCAVSRSSSQGCAIPRSSSQGCAVSRSSSQGCAIPRSSSQGCAVSRSSSQGCAIPRSSSQGCARPRYSSQGCDRPRFSSQGCARSRSSSQECARPRSSPQGCARPTYSSQECAIPRYSSQGCARPRYSSQGCARPRYSSQGCAIPRSSSQGCAIPRYSSQGCARLRYSSQGCARPRYSSQRCAIPRSSSQECARPRYSSQGCARPRYSSQGCARPRYSSQGCARPRYSSQGCARPTYSSQGCARPRYSSQGCARPHRDVLHYA; from the exons atgttcccgattaaTTCTTCGTTATTGGTGAAAATAAACACCTACGCCCACGTCCTCACACTCACGCCCATATCCTCACGCCCCATGCTCACACTCACGCCCACATCCTCACACCCACGCCCACATCCTCACACTCACGCCCACATCCTCACACTCACGCCCACATCCTCACACCCACGCCCACATGCTCACACTCACGCCCACATCCTCACACTCACGCCCACATCCTCACACCCACGCCCACATCCTCACACTCACGCCCACATCCTCACACTCACGCCCACATCCTCACACCCACGCCCACATGCTCACACTCACGCCCACATCCTCACACCCACGCCCACATCCTCACACCCACGCCCACATGCTCACACTCACGCCCACATCCTCACACTCACGCCCACATCCTCACACTCACGCCCACATCCTCACACTCACGCCCACATCCTCACACCCACGCCCACATCCTCACACTCACGCCCACATCCtcacactcacgcccacacccccacacccacatgctCACAAAAGTGCctgagcctcctcctcctccgtggcGTGGTCCGAGACAAGGCCAAGACAGTAGTCGGCGGGAAGCACCGGAGTGTAGCGGGAAGAAGCCCGACCTTCGTCAGGGGTCACTTG GGATGTGCTGTATCAAGATCCTCATCTCAGGGATGTGCTATACCAAGATCCTCATCTCAGGGATGTGCTGTATCAAGATCCTCATCTCAGGGATGTGCTATACCAAGATCCTCATCTCAGGGATGTGCTGTATCAAGATCCTCATCTCAGGGATGTGCTATACCAAGATCCTCATCTCAGGGATGTGCTGTATCAAGATCCTCATCTCAGGGATGTGCTATACCAAGATCCTCATCTCAGGGATGTGCTGTACCAAGATCCCTATCTCAGGGATGTGCTATACCAAGATCCTCATCTCAGGGATGTGCTGTATCAAGATCCTCATCTCAGGGATGTGCTATACCAAGATCCTCATCTCAGGGATGTGCTGTATCAAGATCCTCATCTCAGGGATGTGCTATACCAAGATCCTCATCTCAGGGATGTGCTGTATCAAGATCCTCATCTCAGGGATGTGCTATACCAAGATCCTCATCTCAGGGATGTGCTAGACCAAGATACTCATCTCAGGGATGTGACAGACCAAGATTCTCATCTCAGGGATGTGCCAGATCAAGATCCTCATCTCAGGAATGTGCCAGACCAAGATCCTCACCTCAGGGATGTGCTAGACCAACATATTCATCTCAGGAATGTGCTATACCAAGATACTCATCTCAGGGATGTGCCAGACCAAGATACTCATCTCAGGGATGTGCCAGACCAAGATACTCATCTCAGGGATGTGCTATACCAAGATCCTCATCTCAGGGATGTGCTATACCAAGATACTCatctcaaggatgtgccagactAAGATACTCATCTCAGGGATGTGCCAGACCAAGATACTCATCTCAGAGATGTGCTATACCAAGATCCTCATCTCAGGAATGTGCCAGACCAAGATACTCATCTCAGGGATGTGCCAGACCAAGATACTCATCTCAGGGATGTGCCAGACCAAGATACTCATCTCAGGGATGTGCCAGACCAAGATACTCATCTCAGGGATGTGCCAGACCAACATACTCATCTCAGGGATGTGCTAGACCAAGATATTCATCTCAGGGATGTGCCAGACCACACCGGGATGTGCTGCACTACGCCTGA